Proteins found in one Thalassophryne amazonica chromosome 1, fThaAma1.1, whole genome shotgun sequence genomic segment:
- the rbis gene encoding ribosomal biogenesis factor, with protein sequence MAKNKQKGKKQNNVFQVAHRHLKPKNKAKPVTTALKHINAVKNEKVENLNRIFTEVQKDVGNISKSVTPQPKEPVQVGREPPKECVNIDNAAQLFSQL encoded by the exons ATGGCAAAGAATAAACAAAAAGGGAAAAAGCAGAATAATGTCTTTCAAGTGGCGCACAGGCATTTGAAGCCCAAGAACAAAGCAAAGCCCGTCACTACAGCCCTCAAACAT ATCAATGCGGTGAAAAATGAGAAGGTGGAGAACCTGAATCGAATCTTCACAGAAGTCCAGAAGGATGTTGGCAACATTTCCAAATCTGTTACACCTCAACCCAAGGAGCCAGTACAG GTTGGGAGGGAGCCTCCAAAAGAATGTGTAAATATTGACAACGCTGCTCAGCTCTTCTCTCAGCTGTAG